The window TCCTCTGTACTCATATTTCAATAAAGACTtgaagtttgatttcatctcaaaggctctgcAATTAAATTCTTCTGTTTCAAAGATTACTCTGATTCCCTGTAAGTTTTAAATTCTTTGAAACTTCCATTTCCAAGAGTTTTTTACAATtaaattcttctttttcaaaGATTACTTTGATTCCCtataagttttaaattttgattcCCTGTAAGTTTTAAAAACTGAAGGGAAATAAGTGGTTTTCCGAGAGTTTCTTAGAACAACTAAAACACTCGATGCCTCTTCTTCTGATTTTGAATTCTGTTTATAGAGGCTTTTGTACTCAGATTTTGAATTCTAAAACTGGTGGCACCCTTCAGTTTTTAAATTCCTCTGTACTCATATTTCAATATTTCAAATCCTCTGCTATATTTATCCCAAATCTTCCTACCAACTTCAgaaataaaaattagaaaatttcataATTAATTCCTTTGCTAcaactaatttattattatatatttttcattatttatttttccctAAAATATGCACAGAGTGAATCTCACCCACTAGTGTATACTACATATCTATAAATATACTATGTATAATGGGAGAAAGTGGGATTGGTATaaacttttttttgtcactttatATTCTTCCTAAACTATTCTTAATAACTACCCACTTCCAGCTTTCATTATATTCTTGTTCCAACTATTATgtatttcttcttatttttctttttgacttatttagtaaatttaatttttattagcaATTATCAATTATGGTTATAAATTACTACTATGTAATTATTTGTCGATACATtttattttggtgaattttctacATGTTTACTGTTAGAACACAAAACCAATTCTCtagaaaataatttcaaatatactaaaaaaaattggtacaaatttcttttatttgttgcATACAAATTTGTGTGTGCCTTGAACATTAATTAGGAATTTATCAATCAAATAGAGAAAGAGACTTGGAGCATTTTTGGCTACATTTTCATCATCCTCATGATGTGATTTTCACATGTTTGATTTTTCTCGTGTTTGGCCCTTGGTGACATGGACATGGTCGTTCGCATTTGTTCTCTCTTTTtcactttttgtttttcttgtttttcttcccTCTCAACATAGCATCACATGGATAAGCGTAGTTGTTACCAATTTTTGGAGAGATTGGGTCAATGATATGAACTGATAAACTCACGTCAATTACCTCAAGCCCCTTTGTACCTGAAGCTTCTCTTTCACGATCTTCTTCTCGTATTGTCTCTAAAacttcattttttgttttgtgtaaatttttttttgcctagattaaattcttttttattctCTGACAAGTTCCATATTTCTTGCTATAGGTTGAGAGACTAAGACTATCAATAAAAGAACAAAGAGTTCTTGTAAGAATTCTTTCTCAAGGTGAACCCGTTTAGggtctctatttttttttcctttttttcccaaaattgaGTTAACCTTGggggttttcattttctcatatTCTTTTTAAATATGATCttgtataattaataatttaaggTATCTATTAGATAaagtagaaaggaaaaaaggatgCTACCTTTTCTTCATTATGCAGGTGTTTTTGTTTCAATCTTTGTATGTCATGTGACTATTTTTTCTTCACAGATTTGTTATGAATAGCTATAATTTTCTGCTCTCTTTACCCGGTCTTTTAGAAAGTGGAGTATGAACAATTCAAGGTATGTTATTTTCTTCACCTTTTATGTGCTTATCATTTACTGTGTATTATCACGTCTTTCCCTTCCAATCTTCAGTGTATTACCCTCTAAAGAATCATTCTAGAATAGACAAACAAAACTCAAACACCCATtgtttgctctttttttttaggAACCTGCAAATCTATtcgatttttttaaaaatttattttttccttttttcgaaTGCTCTTTATATGAACAGAAGCTGTCAAGAGAATATTAGGAAAAATTATTGGTTGATTTTGCTTTCtctaaatttcttttcttcttcacaaTGAAGTTTCTACCCACATACTCGACTAATCAAACTTTTGTATAGTAATCAGGCGATTTCTAAGGTTATCTTTTCTATTACTTTgtatatttttcttggttgtgtttctttattcctttttcttgtaGTTGTAATCTCCAAATATCACTTGATGGTTATTTGGCCTTCTTTAGGttttttttgtgattataaTGAATAAGAAAAGGGAGGTGGCCACAAGAAAAATTATAGTTAGTTTATTTTAGCTTTTGATTACTTGTTGGTCTTTCCAGTTTCTTCATTTAttgaaaaactaaaattttttacaaaattttttaaagccaccaaaataacaaaaagatGACTAAATATGATTTTGGGTGGTATGATACTTCCCACAAGTCTAACTGCCTTTTGTTGGGTACATATGTGGATGTTTGGGTCCTTCTGATCTCTTCCTCCCCTTTGTCTAATTTAATTAGATTTTAGATATCAACTAtatatttttccttaattttgttATAGTATATGTTATTGGTTTCTCTAAAGCAAGTCCCCTCTCTTTCTTGTACACAATGTTTTCCAAAATAATAGCTAAAAGTTCTATACTTtgcctacttttttttttttgaatctccaagtttttttttatttcaattaatgGAAAAATGACAGTACATAATTTCGATCAGACTCCCTAGCGCATTTCCGTGTCACAGGTAACACGAAGCATATGACCATCATGCAGGCGTCCTTTTAAGTAGCTGGAGAGACGGAAAACCTGATCTATCCAACCTGAGTGCCCCTCTTGCGAGCTGAGGGAGCATACAGGGATGGTTATAAATCTTCATCTGGACAAGAGGGTGCAAGAGTCCTTCATTGGCGAGGATGTCCGCCACCGTATTTGTCTCACGAAAGCAATGAGAGAAATGCCCTGAATCCTCCGCTAGCTGCCATATGTGGAATACCTCTCTTCGAATCTGCCACGAACACTGAAACCAGCATTGCAATATACCTACCAACACCAACGAGTCGGATTGTACTCGAACCTGTGTGAAACCTCTCTGATGGCAAAAACGAAGACCCGCTAGCAGGGCTAATACCTCCGCAAGTAAACTCGTACTAACCCCCAGGCAAACTGAATATCCTATCAAAAAGCGACCCTCTGAATCCCGGAGAACACCACCCCCGCCACTTGCTCTTGGGTTACCCTTAGAACATCCGTCTGTATTAAGTGTCGCTATCCTCGTGCCTGCTGCCCGCCACCGAACAATTTTGCATTGAAGCGGCATTGGGGGTTCGGAGAGCCTATCAAAAAACTGGTCAAAAAACGGGAGGAGATTCCACCTGTTTACCTCGCTGGAGACTGCCAACACAACATCCTGGATAATGCCATGACAGATGTCTCCTGATGACAAGCTAATCCCCTCCCAGACCGCTTTATTTCTTGCCTTCCAAATATGCCAACAGATAAAGGATGGAAGAATTGAGACCACCACCTGTCTTTGACCCTTCGGCTGGCTGGATAACCACCACATCACCATTCTATCGCGCACCCGACCCTGAGGCGAACCTACTCCCAGGCGGCTCCAAAGTAACCCCATACCTCCCTTGCTAGTTGGCCCGATGCAAAAATATGCTCAATCGATTCCCCTGTCGCCGAGCGGCAACAAAAGCACTTTGATGGTAGTTGAACCCCAAACCTACCCAAGACGTCATCGAGCAGCAGTCTCTGTAACAATAGTCGGAGCATAAAAAAGGATACCTTCAAGGGGAGCTGCCGATGCCAAATGTGGGAAAAGATCCAGGAAGTGCTCCGCACTTGCCTGATCTCTTGGAAAGCAGAGGATAACGAGAACTGCCCAGAGGCCGATGGCATCCATACCAACTCATCTGGCCACTCACCAACTGGGGAggctgtgacggccccacctccccctaaggcgaaccagagggttcggcgggccgcctgcccaactctcgccgggactcagtcgatcactacaatcctcaaatgaattacaatataaatctcaaatatacatcacatggtccacaaacatacatccaagtctccaataattacatgtcacaaatgcagcggaaactaattcccaactatacatcaaatgattccaaatccaaaactgtacaagatataggccatccattcacgtgaataagcacaacaagtcctgccttcgccttgagccctgtggaggggaataaaatatttttggggtgagctagaagctcagcgagtaaccaaataaaaccagtaatcaaatatctttcacaataattcatttcgatgatgtcatgatgtcatgattcaagtatcaaatgcacgtatttttgctctcgtgagccagtgaaatcattgaaactaaacacccaacgctcaaacagatcacgaaaccataaacattaaaggggagcagcatcggtgctccagatcatatcacaaactcacgagagtggtggagacgttggtgtccagcacaagactcctcaagaactcattaaagccaaaccatgtcaagaactcgtatgcgcgcacacatgatatgcaaaccaaagaaacaatgcaaggaacatttcaaaagtaactttggaaacagtttagggtcactcacctccatggctcagaaatcatccatcatataacattgccttgctcaaatccaagtcttagatcacaaactcaaagcaatcaaaccctttaaaagttcggacagcacttcccctaaatttgcttacttttccagccatcatggcttcattatttcctcagccagtcccaaaggtacacacacaacaacaggttcatccaatagtcattgagcaagctccaagtagtacaaagacaagtcaagctaggaagaagtccggaaatgaaagttaagctcaaaaccaaaaaaataggttttgacgtcattttgcggtaatggtaccaaaggcactacgattgttggatgaaggtgcaagatacaccgtttcgaatctaagagataggtttacaatattacagaaggtcactcaacccagtttcgagtgtaaccaggtcaaaaatgcaagataccacaccagaatcacaaaaacagattcacaaaacgcattctagcggaaacatcataactcaagctctccaaatccaaatccagcaattccaaaaccagatgaaagctaagaaacagggataaatttcatcagaaggcctcaacaactaattcggaagcaattccagccaaaacaaccaattacagacgcacttctcaatttcgggtaaaaccagaacagcaatagtaatttcgacttttctcattccacactgctccgattgacctgaaattttgtaggcacctttaaaatgtcattccctacaactttcatgttttaagaaaaggccaattcggcctctatataggacctaaaaattcggacagaatgttcatcacaaaaccctgattttctgaaatttcttccaaaacagaaattgattgcaattaatcactttttccacctcatagagtccttaaacatcatttccaatcatcatatatagccacacaatcatatccatatgaaaacagaaaaatccccaaaaataataaaatttcatcattttcaaccaaaatcaggaaatcaaccataaaatcacttattcaaccaccaccaatcactaattgaacattatcaagatcaaaggaaaggttccttaatcacttaccttacaaacccaagaaaagacccaacttagcacctttgcttctcaaaccacttcactacacaccttaatactaccaagagaaaggtttttatggagcaaatccaagtttaatcggttaaattgtttgattgaagcaagaaatgaagaagtaagatgaaagctttcctttcttcctttcttgagagaggttcggccatgaagcttggaaatggagtaaatttttggtaaagttttagtttattaagtcaaatggtaagacatggcataaaagtcaaaaattcCACCCAATGGCCAagcgacacttgtcacttaaataatgaatctctatctctttgttccctctcacaccaatccataaatatctcttaacaccttgtagaaaaatatcacttagcacaaaactccaacaagttatcaaaaatatattacatttaccgcacttgcgggtcccacgttcaaaatacgctcttaatttctcaaaaactaaccgatactagaaaaatcattttaaaactatctttgctcataaactttatctggggaaatttttctaatcaagaaaatgtagaaaaggcgggcgattaaataaataaaccctagaaaattagaaaattttcgggttctcaaactcatttttttccgggacgtcacaatctcccctccttaaaagaatgtcgtcctcgacattccctcttgtaccaatcaagtcaagacatcccgcaagaatcactactattgcaaaccaaacccacagtccggcatcctaaacttcaagcctaggatacactacagagatctgaaacctaagctctgataccaactgtgacagttctcagggtcacatcacggggtacctatcagcttgccacccgcacgcgggcatcccctacggagagtttcgcttcgtgactcttcacgaacgagaggctcggggcttttccagtaaaaggacgtagagtcccaaccgtcggcatatggctctgataccaactgtgacggccccacctccccctaaggcgaaccagagggttcggcgggccgcctgcccagctctcgccgggactcagtcgatcactacaatcctcaaatgaattacaatataaatctcaaatatacatcacatggtccacaaacatacatccaagtctccaataattacatgtcacaaatgcagcggaaactaattcccaactatacatcaaatgattccaaatccaaaactgtacaagatataggccatccattcacgtgaataagcacaacaagtcctgtggaggggaataaaatatttttggggtgagctagaagctcagcgagtaaccaaataaaaccagtaatcaaatatctttcacaataattcatttcgatgatgtcatgatgtcatgattcaagtatcaaatgcacgtatttttgctctcgtgagccagtgaaatcattgaaactaaacacccaacgctcaaacagatcacgaaaccataaacattaaaggggagcagcatcggtgctccagatcatatcacaaactcacgaaagtggtggagacgttggtgtccagcacaagactcctcaagaactcattaaagccaaaccatgtcaagaactcgtatgcgcgcacacatgatatgcaaaccaaagaaacaatgcaaggaacatttcaaaagtaactttggaaacagtttagggtcactcacctccatggctcagaaatcatccatcatataacattgccttgctcaaatccaagtcttagatcacaaactcaaagcaatcaaaccctttaaaagttcggacagcacttcccctaaatttgcttacttttccagccatcatggcttcattatttcctcagccagtcccaaaggtacacacacaacaacaggttcatccaatagtcattgagcaagctccaagtagtacaaagacaagtcaagctaggaagaagtccggaaatgaaagttaagctcaaaaccaaaaaaataggttttgacgtcattttgcggtaatggtaccaaaggcactacaattgtcgaatgaaggtgcaagatatgccgtttcgaagctaagagataggtttacaatattacagaaggtcactcaacccagtttcgagtgtaaccaggtcaaaaatgcaagataccacaccagaatcacaaaaacagattcacaaaacgcattctagcggaaacatcataactcaggctctccaaatccaaatccagcaattccaaaaccagatgaaagctaagaaacagggctaaatttcatcagaaggcctcaacaactaattcggaagcaattccagccaaaacaaccaattacagacgcacttctcaatttcgggtaaaaccagaacagcaatagtaatttcgacttttctcattccacactgctccgattgacctgaaattttgtaggcacctttaaaatgtcattccctacaacttttatgttttaag is drawn from Coffea arabica cultivar ET-39 chromosome 1c, Coffea Arabica ET-39 HiFi, whole genome shotgun sequence and contains these coding sequences:
- the LOC140004859 gene encoding uncharacterized protein is translated as MVMWWLSSQPKGQRQVVVSILPSFICWHIWKARNKAVWEGISLSSGDICHGIIQDVVLAVSSEVNRWNLLPFFDQFFDRLSEPPMPLQCKIVRWRAAGTRIATLNTDGCSKGNPRASGGGGVLRDSEGRFLIGYSVCLGVSTSLLAEVLALLAGLRFCHQRGFTQVRVQSDSLVLVGILQCWFQCSWQIRREVFHIWQLAEDSGHFSHCFRETNTVADILANEGLLHPLVQMKIYNHPCMLPQLARGALRLDRSGFPSLQLLKRTPA